Below is a genomic region from Rhododendron vialii isolate Sample 1 chromosome 5a, ASM3025357v1.
GGATATGTTGGTCTTTAGCAACGTACTAGTAGTAATTACTGCATTCGAAATTATCTCGCTCcctttctcaattttttcacttataaattttagtttttggCCCGGTTCagttaaactttttattttttttaaatacatatcttttattttacaaaacatattatttttttataatatattatattatatttaattttaaaaataaatacttactctCTTAGCCGAACGAACGAGAccactttaaaaaatttagaaaaacgCTTTTACTTGCACATCAACACTCGCACCCGCCAGCCCATCATGTGACTTTTATTACTAATAATAATAACGAGGGGAGGAGAAGATGACATAAAAAGCGGCCAACTTTCTTTCTGACTTTGGTTCCAAATAattcctcttcttccattctctctctctctctctctctcaccgcTGATTCATATGGAGCTACCATTTCCATTTCGTGGAGCTATGGTTGGTTAAATTCTAAACAAATTGCCTGAGCCGAAGTTCCTTCAATTGGATCTCTCCCTCTCCGTACATTTTCTTCAAGGTAATTAACTTATCCACTgcatttcttcttttctcttctaaGTCTATGGCTAGTTTTTAgttccatttttctttgaatATAACGAGCGTTTTTGTTCGCCGGATCTAGAAGCTTTGTTGCtgtttttaagtaaaaaaaactttgcttttttcttttacGTAGCTTTTATAGTTgtacttaattttattttgttacctGAGTAGATTATTAAGCTtgtttcatatttatttatttagctaAACTGGACTctgattttctcttctttttcactAAAATTCAGCTTCATCACCTATGTCTAGTCACCTGTTATTGTAAAGCAAATAAGATTAGGATACTAAATTAatattttggtctttttttcGTCTCTCTGAATTTCTTAAGATTAACCTTTGAGCCTAAATTGTCAAAATGTatgatcaaaagcaaaaagaaaaaattaaagaccaaaaaaattcgaaataactatctttattttgtttagtgTTGTATTATCTGAATTTTTTCAATTCGGTCTaatttatatttaaaaatattcataCCAAGAGATCCCACAAATTTTGGCGAGAAACTAAACATGAGATCACTGAAGGTAAATAATACCAACTGCCTTTAAGacaaattaatttaatttaggCCAAAATTTGTAAATTACGTTAAGGTTTGTGCCTATGGGTAGTTTTTGTGCCATTGGACTCCCTAGTCAAATCGGTGATAACACTCCCAATGATCAACTTTACAAACATGACATTGTATTTTAAAGATTTTGGGATCTAAAATAAAGTTATAGTTTCAGATTCACTTTCAATTTAAAGATGGTTAGCATTGTCCATTATTTGAAGCTGATTTTGTGTTGCAATTAATTTCAGTGTTTCGGAAGATTCACAGCACATTTTCGATGACAAGCTCGCGTAAATATGTCTGCTTTCAGATCTTCAGATTTCTGTTGGTAGCCTCTGTGCTGCATTTAGTCTCAGCTGCAGATTATGTACCAACCGATAAAATTCTCATGAATTGTGGGGGGCCTCCAGAAACTACTGATACTGATGGTCGCAAATGGACCTCAGATATAGGCTCAAAATTTGCTTCTGCGGGTGGGAATTCATCCACATCAACTGCTGCTACGCAAGCTCCTTCAGTTCCTGATGTCCCTTACATGACTGCTAGGGTTTTCGAATCTGAATACACCTATAGCTTCCCTGTAGCTTCCGGTCGTAAATTTATCCGCTTGCATTTCTATCCTTCTTCATACTCGGGGCTAAATGCCTCAAACGCCATCTTCTCTGTTAGTTCCGGGCCATATACCCTTCTCAAGAACTTCAGTGTTGCCCAAACAGCTCAAGCTCTGAACTATGCTTTTATGGTTAAAGAGTATTCTGTCAATGTGCCCACCACAACTTTGAACTTAACCTTCAAACCTTCTCCTGCTTCTCCCAATTCCTATGCCTTTGTAAATGGTATTGAGGTGATTTCGATGCCTGACATCTATGATACTGCTGATGGAAATGCCTTTATCGTGGGGCAAACTACAGCATTTATTATAGATAATAGCACTGCTCTGGAAAATGTTTACAGGTTGAATGTTGGCGGGCAAGACATTTCGCCCTCTGGTGATACAGGGTTGTTTAGATCCTGGAATGATGATGCGCCATACATCTTTGGGGCATCCCTTGGGGTTACAGAATCTAGTGCTCCAAACATGACAATTCGTTATCCTTCAAGCATGCCCTCTTATGTTGCACCAGTTAATGTCTATTCCACTGCTAGATCAATGGGTCCCTACGAGAATACCAACTTGAATTACAATCTTACTTGGTTCTTCACGATCGACTCAGGGTTCTCTTACCTTGTTAGGCTACATTTTTGTGAGGTTGAACAAGACATAACGAAACTTAATCAAAGGGTATTTGATATCTTCCTCAATAATCAAACTGCTCAGAGTGAGGCAGATGTGGTTGCTTGGGCACACGACAACGGGGTTCCAGTTTATCAGGATTACGTAGTCTTCGTTCCCACAGGCACTCCTCGGCAGGATCTTTGGCTTGCGCTGCATCCAAACATGGCCTCAAAACCACAGTATGCTAATGCGATCTTGAATGGTGTGGAGGTATTCAAAGTAAATGATACTCTTGGAAACCTTGCCGGTCCTAATTTGGTTCCCGCTCCTCAAGAAGATATAATGGTCCCGTCATCAACTAATCATCCAGCTACTTCAAATTGGTCAAATAAGCGCAAAGCAATTATTGGTGGAAGTGTGGGTGGTGGTATCGTTGCAATCCTTCTTGTTGGCTTATTTGTCTGGGTTGTTTCTCATCATCGTAGGCAGAGGAAGTGCTCAAGCCCAAGCGATGGACCATCTGGATGGCTCCCTCTTTCGCTATATGGAAATTCACACTCAGCAGGCTCCGCAAAGACTAACACCACAGGAAGCTATGCCTCCTCCCTCCCTTCAAACCTTTGCCGCCACTTTTCATTTGCTGAGATCAAGGCTGCCACCAACAATTTTGACGAAGCGCTACTTCTTGGGGTCGGAGGTTTTGGCAAAGTTTACAAGGGTGAAATCGATGGTGGGACGACTACAGTTGCGATCAAGCGGGGGAACCCCCTGTCTGAGCAAGGTGTGCATGAATTCCAAACTGAAATAGAGATGCTCTCGAAGCTTCGACACCGTCACCTTGTTTCACTGATTGGTTATTGTGAAGAGAACTGTGAAATGATCCTTGTTTACGACTACATGGCTCACGGAACCCTTAGAGAGCACTTATACAAGACCAATAATCCTCCATTGCCATGGAAGCAGAGGCTTGAGATTTGCATTGGAGCTGCTCGTGGTTTACACTATCTCCACACCGGTGCCAAACATACCATTATCCACCGCGATGTTAAGACAACCAACATCCTATTAGACGAGAAGTGGGTGGCCAAGGTTTCTGATTTTGGCTTGTCAAAAACAGGTCCTACACTGGATCACACTCACGTCAGCACGGTTGTTAAAGGCAGTTTCGGGTATTTGGATCCTGAGTACTTCAGGAGGCAGCAGCTGACTGATAAATCTGATGTTTACTCGTTTGGAGTAGTACTCTTTGAGATCTTGTGTGCTCGGCCAGCTTTGAACCCCACGCTTCCAAAGGAGCAAGTGAGTTTGGCAGAATGGGCTTTGCATTGCCAGAACAAGGGTATTCTTGAGCAGATCATCGACCCATATCTAAAGGGTAAGATTGCATCAGAATGCTTCAAAAAGGTTGCTGAGACGGGGATGAAGTGTGTGGGAGATCAGGGGATTGACAGGCCGTCGATGGGTGATGTGTTGTGGAACCTTGAGTTTGCTCTCCAATTGCAGGAGTCTGCGGAGGAAAATGGAGAAGGGCTCGGTGGAATGGACATTGAAGAAGGTTCATTTGATCATGTAGCCTCTAAAGGAAAGAAGGATTCAGAAGCTTCCCCTTGTTTTGATAGTCATGTGACAGATTCAAGGAGCAGTGAGATTTCGATGAGCATTGGTGGCCGGAGCTTAGCTAGTGAAGATTCCGATGGATTGACACCTAGTGCTGTTTTCTCACAGATTATGAACCCAAAAGGACGTTGATATGACCAGAAAGCCATTGATTTCCGGTAAATTCGTTCAAGTGTTGCTTAACCGCTGAAGTGAATTTTCTTTCATCTGTTGTTTTCTTAAATCATTCGTTTATTTACCTCTGTCGTATTAATCGGGTTGTTAGTATGTTTACAACAAAACCATTACAAGTTGCATCAAGTATGACACGGAAGATTGAAAAGAGTTGTTGTATCTCTCATTAAGATGGGGGTGATTCATTAGCGTTTGTGTAAATGCTTCATAGTCTTGTTACCTACCAATTGGTCCATACGAAAAAAACGATGAATCAGTCCAATTGTTCTATTGATTGTATACTCTTAACTTTATCAGTGAGCTACCTAGAATCAATAACCGTCTCTGTTTACTGGTGTGGACGGGTTCCTTGTCTTGTTGATATTCAATTTCCAATTAACCATTTGGTTAACATTCCCGATTATTTTTAACTATTTGGTTAACA
It encodes:
- the LOC131326174 gene encoding receptor-like protein kinase FERONIA; translation: MTSSRKYVCFQIFRFLLVASVLHLVSAADYVPTDKILMNCGGPPETTDTDGRKWTSDIGSKFASAGGNSSTSTAATQAPSVPDVPYMTARVFESEYTYSFPVASGRKFIRLHFYPSSYSGLNASNAIFSVSSGPYTLLKNFSVAQTAQALNYAFMVKEYSVNVPTTTLNLTFKPSPASPNSYAFVNGIEVISMPDIYDTADGNAFIVGQTTAFIIDNSTALENVYRLNVGGQDISPSGDTGLFRSWNDDAPYIFGASLGVTESSAPNMTIRYPSSMPSYVAPVNVYSTARSMGPYENTNLNYNLTWFFTIDSGFSYLVRLHFCEVEQDITKLNQRVFDIFLNNQTAQSEADVVAWAHDNGVPVYQDYVVFVPTGTPRQDLWLALHPNMASKPQYANAILNGVEVFKVNDTLGNLAGPNLVPAPQEDIMVPSSTNHPATSNWSNKRKAIIGGSVGGGIVAILLVGLFVWVVSHHRRQRKCSSPSDGPSGWLPLSLYGNSHSAGSAKTNTTGSYASSLPSNLCRHFSFAEIKAATNNFDEALLLGVGGFGKVYKGEIDGGTTTVAIKRGNPLSEQGVHEFQTEIEMLSKLRHRHLVSLIGYCEENCEMILVYDYMAHGTLREHLYKTNNPPLPWKQRLEICIGAARGLHYLHTGAKHTIIHRDVKTTNILLDEKWVAKVSDFGLSKTGPTLDHTHVSTVVKGSFGYLDPEYFRRQQLTDKSDVYSFGVVLFEILCARPALNPTLPKEQVSLAEWALHCQNKGILEQIIDPYLKGKIASECFKKVAETGMKCVGDQGIDRPSMGDVLWNLEFALQLQESAEENGEGLGGMDIEEGSFDHVASKGKKDSEASPCFDSHVTDSRSSEISMSIGGRSLASEDSDGLTPSAVFSQIMNPKGR